One Corynebacterium tuberculostearicum DNA window includes the following coding sequences:
- a CDS encoding low molecular weight phosphatase family protein yields MTSVLFLCNTNRGKSQMAAALALKHAPDWDIYSAGVQTTDEHVKQGINKEAKASLAKVGVEMSGTPTLVDPQIAATVDHVVVVGDADYDGPAQRWDIEDPSLRGLEGEERMDALRDDIDARVAEFVRALR; encoded by the coding sequence ATGACTTCAGTGCTTTTTCTTTGCAATACCAACCGAGGCAAGTCGCAAATGGCAGCGGCGCTCGCCCTCAAGCATGCACCAGATTGGGATATTTACTCTGCTGGCGTGCAAACTACCGATGAGCACGTCAAGCAGGGAATCAACAAAGAGGCGAAAGCTTCCCTGGCGAAGGTGGGAGTAGAGATGTCGGGTACGCCCACTCTCGTGGATCCCCAGATTGCCGCAACTGTTGACCACGTGGTGGTGGTAGGCGATGCGGATTATGATGGTCCAGCGCAGAGATGGGACATTGAGGATCCATCGCTACGCGGATTGGAAGGGGAAGAGCGCATGGACGCGCTGCGCGATGACATCGATGCCCGTGTGGCGGAGTTCGTGCGCGCGCTCCGGTAG
- a CDS encoding tetratricopeptide repeat protein, with translation MTSPNNAYVGGALDLSQVKARAEARQKAQESPQANAGGIQPFFAVTEANFDQDVVRRSTEVPVVVLIGTARSTQSEQLKTDLADLAAQGNLSFLVAYVDADATPQVAQAFGVKNLPTVVALGAGQPLTNFEGAQPKEALKQWVDTLVQNVGPQLKGLQGNEASEQPQEEEEDPRLQEAESFLNAGDFDGALNVYNSILESEPDNVQIKQARDTTVLLKRLDPANQTEDPIAAAEGDKGDVDKQMRAADAEVVAGAPEKAFDRLIETMKTTAGDEKSRVRERLLELFGLFEGNDPRVLEARTKLASALY, from the coding sequence ATGACTTCACCAAATAATGCTTATGTAGGAGGAGCGCTCGACCTCAGCCAAGTCAAGGCGCGAGCCGAGGCCCGGCAAAAGGCACAGGAGTCGCCGCAGGCAAATGCGGGCGGCATCCAACCCTTCTTCGCGGTAACCGAGGCCAACTTCGACCAAGATGTGGTTCGCCGGTCTACGGAAGTTCCGGTCGTGGTCCTCATCGGTACTGCTCGCTCTACCCAGTCGGAGCAGTTGAAGACTGACCTTGCGGATTTGGCCGCGCAAGGAAACTTGAGCTTCTTGGTTGCTTACGTGGATGCGGATGCTACTCCGCAGGTTGCGCAGGCCTTTGGCGTTAAGAATCTGCCGACAGTCGTGGCCTTGGGTGCTGGACAGCCGCTGACCAATTTTGAGGGCGCGCAACCCAAAGAAGCCCTAAAGCAATGGGTCGATACCTTGGTGCAGAATGTTGGTCCACAGCTGAAGGGCTTGCAAGGCAATGAGGCATCGGAACAGCCACAGGAGGAAGAAGAGGATCCGCGGCTCCAGGAAGCAGAAAGCTTCTTGAACGCCGGCGACTTTGATGGCGCTCTCAACGTCTACAACTCCATCTTGGAATCTGAGCCCGATAATGTGCAGATCAAGCAGGCGCGTGACACCACGGTCTTGCTCAAGCGCCTCGACCCCGCCAACCAAACCGAGGATCCGATTGCGGCCGCGGAGGGGGATAAGGGGGACGTCGATAAGCAAATGCGGGCTGCCGACGCCGAGGTGGTAGCCGGAGCCCCAGAAAAGGCCTTTGATCGCCTCATCGAGACGATGAAGACAACGGCCGGCGATGAGAAGTCCCGCGTACGCGAGCGCCTGCTGGAGCTCTTTGGGCTCTTTGAGGGCAATGACCCACGCGTCCTGGAGGCGCGCACCAAGCTGGCGAGCGCCCTGTACTAG
- a CDS encoding thiamine-binding protein — translation MIVAFSVAPAVVNNDSQEMADAVSEAVRVVRESGLPNETNAMFTLLEGEWDEVFDTIKKATDAVRAVSPRTSLVVKADIREGVTNQLTDKVDAVNRRLAKED, via the coding sequence ATGATTGTTGCATTTTCTGTAGCCCCTGCGGTGGTCAATAATGACTCCCAAGAAATGGCCGATGCTGTGTCCGAGGCCGTGCGCGTGGTCCGCGAATCCGGCCTGCCCAACGAGACCAATGCCATGTTCACCTTGCTCGAAGGCGAATGGGACGAGGTCTTTGACACGATTAAGAAGGCCACCGATGCAGTGCGTGCGGTTTCCCCGCGCACTTCTTTGGTGGTTAAGGCCGATATTCGCGAGGGCGTAACTAACCAGCTAACGGATAAGGTAGATGCGGTTAATCGCCGCCTTGCAAAGGAGGACTAG
- the nucS gene encoding endonuclease NucS translates to MRLVIARCSVDYVGRLDAHLPMADRLLIVKADGSVSVHADDRAYKPLNWMTPPCTLKESAIEDLDGEDTGEVLWLVENPKGEQLRITIAEIHEEISYDMGEDPGLVKDGVEAHLQELLADQIDTLGERYTLVRREYPTAIGPVDIMAKDENNDNVAIEVKRRGGIDGVEQLTRYLELLNRDELLAPVSGVFAAQEIKPQARTLAEDRGIRCVVLDYQELRGLESNELRLF, encoded by the coding sequence ATGCGTTTAGTAATCGCCCGATGCTCAGTAGATTACGTGGGCCGCTTGGATGCCCACCTGCCGATGGCAGACCGCCTGCTCATCGTCAAAGCGGACGGTTCCGTGTCCGTGCATGCCGACGACCGCGCTTATAAGCCGCTCAACTGGATGACACCCCCGTGCACCCTGAAGGAGTCCGCGATTGAGGACCTCGACGGTGAAGATACGGGCGAGGTCTTGTGGCTGGTGGAAAACCCTAAGGGCGAACAGTTGCGCATCACCATTGCTGAGATTCATGAAGAAATCTCCTATGACATGGGCGAGGATCCAGGCTTAGTCAAGGATGGCGTCGAGGCTCACCTACAAGAGCTCTTGGCAGATCAGATCGATACCTTGGGCGAGCGCTACACCCTGGTGCGCCGCGAATATCCCACCGCCATCGGCCCCGTAGACATTATGGCGAAGGATGAGAACAACGATAATGTGGCGATTGAGGTAAAGCGCCGGGGTGGCATCGATGGCGTAGAGCAGCTGACGCGGTATCTGGAGCTGCTTAACCGCGATGAGCTTCTCGCCCCTGTGTCCGGTGTATTCGCGGCCCAGGAAATCAAGCCGCAGGCACGTACCTTGGCTGAGGACCGCGGGATTCGGTGCGTCGTACTGGATTACCAAGAGCTGCGTGGGCTCGAGTCGAATGAATTGCGGCTGTTCTAA
- a CDS encoding DUF2550 domain-containing protein produces MNSTVVAVLLWALGVALLLVIFLAALRFFTVRSRGTSVLLRRVPAKNSLSWRHGSLRYEGEFVEYFKLRSVSPRCDLRINRLDIEVVSTRPLDDDEASFMSAATEVVRFRVKGKEYELASDAHGIMAFGAWVEAAPSKRQQRFDFRQLRERATRQSKR; encoded by the coding sequence ATGAATTCAACGGTGGTTGCAGTGCTTCTGTGGGCCCTTGGAGTGGCCCTGCTGCTAGTTATTTTTCTGGCTGCGCTTCGCTTTTTCACCGTGCGATCGCGCGGTACTTCAGTCCTCCTGCGCCGAGTTCCGGCTAAGAATTCCCTTTCCTGGCGCCATGGTTCGTTGCGTTATGAAGGAGAGTTTGTGGAGTATTTCAAGCTCCGTTCTGTTTCTCCGCGCTGCGATCTGCGCATCAACCGCCTCGACATCGAAGTAGTGAGCACCCGCCCGCTTGATGATGACGAGGCTTCTTTTATGTCCGCTGCCACCGAGGTCGTTCGCTTTCGGGTTAAGGGAAAAGAATATGAGCTGGCTTCCGACGCCCACGGCATCATGGCCTTCGGGGCGTGGGTCGAGGCCGCTCCATCCAAGCGCCAGCAGCGCTTTGACTTCCGGCAATTGCGCGAGCGCGCTACCCGTCAATCCAAGCGATAG
- a CDS encoding F0F1 ATP synthase subunit epsilon, with protein sequence MADITAELVSVERLLWSGQASMVTAETTEGEIGVLPGHEPMIGQLIDNGVVTIHPVDGERRVAAVQGGFLSVTQDKITVLADWAIWSNEVDEEKAQKHFASEHELTKSRGEAAQRAVRRAKA encoded by the coding sequence ATGGCTGACATCACCGCCGAATTGGTTTCCGTCGAGCGCCTGCTGTGGTCTGGACAGGCCTCCATGGTCACGGCTGAGACCACCGAGGGTGAGATCGGCGTGCTTCCCGGTCACGAGCCAATGATCGGTCAGCTGATCGATAATGGCGTGGTGACCATCCACCCAGTGGACGGCGAGCGCCGCGTCGCCGCCGTGCAGGGTGGTTTCCTCTCCGTTACCCAGGACAAGATCACCGTCCTCGCTGATTGGGCCATCTGGTCCAATGAGGTGGATGAGGAGAAGGCTCAGAAGCATTTCGCTTCTGAGCACGAGCTCACCAAGTCCCGTGGCGAGGCCGCACAGCGTGCAGTTCGCCGCGCCAAGGCTTAA
- the atpD gene encoding F0F1 ATP synthase subunit beta, whose product MTTALQEQNAQSSAVAGRVVRVIGPVVDVEFPREALPALYNALHVDIKLEAVAKTVTLEVAQHLGDNLVRTVSMAPTDGLVRGAEVIDSGKPISVPVGDVVKGHVFNALGDCLDEPGLGRDGEQWGIHREPPAFDQLEGKTEILETGIKVIDLLTPYVKGGKIGLFGGAGVGKTVLIQEMITRIAREFSGTSVFAGVGERTREGTDLFLEMEEMGVLQDTALVFGQMDEPPGVRMRVALSGLTMAEYFRDVQNQDVLLFIDNIFRFTQAGSEVSTLLGRMPSAVGYQPTLADEMGVLQERITSTKGRSITSLQAVYVPADDYTDPAPATTFAHLDATTELDRAIASKGIYPAVNPLTSTSRILEPGIVGEKHYEVAQRVIGILQKNKELQDIIAILGMDELSEEDKVTVQRARRIERFLGQNFFVAQKFTGLPGSYVPLSETIDAFERICDGEFDHYPEQAFNGLGGLDDVEAAYKKLNEK is encoded by the coding sequence ATGACTACAGCTCTGCAAGAGCAGAATGCACAGTCTTCGGCAGTCGCCGGTCGTGTCGTGCGCGTCATCGGTCCGGTTGTGGACGTGGAATTCCCACGTGAGGCACTGCCGGCCCTGTACAACGCACTGCACGTCGACATTAAGCTCGAAGCTGTTGCAAAGACCGTCACCCTCGAGGTCGCTCAGCACCTCGGTGACAACCTTGTCCGTACCGTGTCCATGGCACCGACCGACGGCCTCGTCCGCGGTGCCGAGGTCATCGACTCCGGAAAGCCAATTTCCGTGCCGGTCGGCGACGTCGTCAAGGGCCACGTCTTCAACGCCCTCGGTGACTGCCTCGACGAGCCGGGTCTCGGCCGCGATGGTGAGCAGTGGGGCATCCACCGCGAACCGCCAGCGTTCGACCAGCTCGAGGGTAAGACCGAGATTCTGGAGACCGGCATTAAGGTCATTGACCTGCTGACCCCGTACGTTAAGGGCGGCAAGATTGGCCTCTTCGGCGGCGCAGGTGTGGGTAAGACCGTTCTCATTCAGGAGATGATTACCCGTATCGCCCGTGAGTTCTCCGGTACCTCCGTCTTCGCCGGCGTCGGCGAGCGTACCCGTGAGGGCACCGACCTCTTCCTGGAGATGGAAGAGATGGGCGTGCTGCAAGATACCGCACTTGTCTTCGGCCAGATGGATGAGCCGCCAGGAGTCCGTATGCGCGTGGCTCTGTCCGGCCTGACCATGGCGGAGTACTTCCGCGATGTGCAGAACCAGGACGTGCTGCTGTTCATCGACAACATCTTCCGCTTCACCCAGGCCGGCTCTGAGGTTTCGACCCTGCTGGGTCGTATGCCTTCCGCCGTGGGCTACCAGCCAACCCTGGCTGATGAGATGGGTGTTCTGCAGGAGCGCATTACCTCGACCAAGGGCCGTTCCATTACGTCCCTGCAGGCCGTTTACGTTCCTGCCGATGACTACACCGACCCGGCTCCGGCAACGACGTTCGCTCACCTGGACGCCACCACCGAGCTGGACCGTGCTATTGCTTCCAAGGGTATTTACCCAGCAGTGAACCCGCTGACCTCTACCTCTCGTATCCTCGAGCCGGGTATCGTTGGCGAGAAGCACTACGAGGTTGCACAGCGCGTCATCGGTATTCTGCAGAAGAACAAGGAACTCCAGGACATCATCGCCATCCTTGGTATGGACGAGCTGTCCGAGGAGGACAAGGTCACCGTTCAGCGTGCCCGCCGTATCGAGCGCTTCTTGGGCCAGAACTTCTTCGTCGCACAGAAGTTCACCGGCCTGCCGGGCTCCTACGTGCCGCTGTCTGAGACCATCGATGCCTTCGAGCGCATCTGCGATGGCGAGTTTGACCACTACCCAGAGCAGGCCTTCAACGGCTTGGGTGGCTTGGACGACGTCGAGGCTGCATACAAGAAGTTGAACGAGAAGTAG